A portion of the Collinsella aerofaciens genome contains these proteins:
- a CDS encoding valine--tRNA ligase translates to MEEMPKNYDPSTNEPAILQKWLDGGYYKRREGVGDCTVTIPPPNVTGKLHMGHATDDSIQDAIVRMARMRGKSTRWVLGTDHAGIATQTKVDKKLKSEGISRLEIGRDKFVDACWDWTHEYGGIIVEQIKRMGCSVDFDNERFTMDEDYAQAVRKVFCDWYHDGLIYRGKRIVNWCPNCTTAISDDEAEYKDEKGHLWHLRYPLTEPVNGQDYIVVATTRPETMLGDTGVAVSPKDPEKAAFVGKTVMLPIVNREIPIFEDWHVDANFGSGFVKVTPAHDPNDYAMGQAHDLPQINIFDEHAVVVEGYGEFTGMNRDECREAVIKWFEEHDLLDHVEDLDHSVMHCYRCDSALEPWLSEQWFVAVDKLKGPALDAVNSGKVTFHPARWTQTYTTWMENLKDWCISRQLWWGHRIPVFYCEDCGWEDALTEDTDVCPKCGGHHVHQDENVLDTWFSSQLWTFATQGWPQKPELLEGHHPTTALVTARDIIALWVARMVMSSLYFLDEVPFKDVVIYPTILAKDGSRMSKSKGNGVDPMDLIGMYGADAMRYNLLTLCTNNQDVKFDANIDKKTKKLIDSPRTDQAKSFVTKIWNASRFLLMNMEGYTPGEPVVETPADAWMFSRLAKAVKMVTEGIENYTFGDMARGVQQFFWNEVCDWYVEVTKARLKGEGRLQAQRNLIFVLDTSIRLMHPLMPFVTEEIWDNMPVSVLDLDAEGNVNRAEALMIAKWPEPADYAKYVDEDAERAFELCRTVVSAARATRSRYRLSPKAELDVVVRAGAEDIEKLESLRSTIEPLANTASLVMGTDVEKPAASIAVVDSGVEVFVVLEGKVDLSAEKARLEKEISAAQKELAGCEKTLANEGFVAKAAPAVVQKKRDRAAELKEILAALTAQVADFS, encoded by the coding sequence ATGGAAGAAATGCCCAAGAACTACGATCCGTCGACCAATGAGCCGGCGATCCTGCAGAAGTGGCTTGACGGCGGCTACTACAAGCGCCGCGAGGGCGTGGGCGACTGCACCGTCACCATTCCGCCTCCCAACGTGACCGGCAAGCTCCACATGGGTCACGCCACCGACGACTCCATCCAAGACGCCATCGTCCGTATGGCCCGCATGCGTGGCAAGTCCACGCGCTGGGTGCTCGGCACCGACCACGCCGGTATCGCCACGCAGACCAAGGTCGACAAGAAGCTCAAGAGTGAGGGTATCAGCCGCCTGGAGATCGGTCGCGACAAGTTTGTCGACGCTTGCTGGGATTGGACCCATGAGTACGGCGGCATCATCGTCGAGCAGATCAAGCGCATGGGCTGCTCCGTCGACTTTGATAACGAGCGCTTTACCATGGACGAGGACTACGCCCAGGCCGTGCGCAAGGTCTTTTGCGACTGGTACCACGACGGCCTGATCTACCGCGGCAAGCGCATCGTCAACTGGTGCCCCAACTGCACCACCGCCATCTCGGACGACGAGGCCGAGTATAAGGACGAGAAGGGCCACCTGTGGCACCTGCGCTACCCGCTGACCGAGCCGGTTAACGGCCAGGACTACATCGTCGTCGCCACCACGCGCCCCGAGACCATGCTCGGCGACACGGGCGTCGCCGTCTCTCCGAAGGACCCCGAGAAGGCAGCCTTCGTGGGTAAGACCGTCATGCTGCCGATCGTCAACCGCGAGATCCCCATCTTTGAGGATTGGCACGTCGACGCCAACTTTGGCTCCGGCTTCGTCAAGGTCACCCCTGCTCACGACCCCAACGACTACGCCATGGGTCAGGCCCACGACCTGCCGCAGATCAACATTTTCGATGAGCACGCGGTGGTCGTCGAGGGCTACGGCGAGTTCACTGGCATGAACCGCGATGAGTGCCGCGAGGCCGTCATCAAGTGGTTCGAGGAGCACGACCTGCTCGATCACGTCGAGGACCTCGACCACTCCGTCATGCACTGCTACCGTTGCGACTCCGCACTGGAGCCGTGGCTGTCCGAGCAGTGGTTCGTGGCCGTCGACAAGCTCAAGGGGCCGGCACTCGACGCCGTCAACTCCGGCAAGGTCACTTTCCACCCCGCGCGCTGGACGCAGACCTACACCACCTGGATGGAAAACCTCAAGGACTGGTGCATCAGCCGCCAGCTGTGGTGGGGCCATCGCATCCCCGTGTTCTACTGCGAGGACTGCGGTTGGGAGGACGCCCTGACCGAGGACACCGACGTGTGCCCCAAGTGCGGCGGTCATCACGTGCACCAGGACGAGAACGTGCTGGACACCTGGTTCAGCTCGCAGCTGTGGACCTTCGCCACGCAGGGCTGGCCGCAAAAGCCGGAACTGCTCGAGGGCCATCACCCCACGACGGCGCTCGTCACCGCGCGCGACATCATCGCGCTGTGGGTCGCTCGCATGGTCATGAGCTCGCTGTACTTCTTGGACGAGGTACCGTTTAAGGACGTCGTCATCTACCCGACGATCCTGGCCAAGGACGGCAGCCGTATGTCCAAGTCCAAGGGCAACGGCGTTGACCCCATGGACCTCATTGGCATGTACGGTGCCGACGCCATGCGCTACAACCTGCTCACGCTGTGCACCAACAACCAGGACGTCAAGTTCGACGCGAACATCGACAAGAAGACCAAGAAGCTCATCGACAGCCCGCGTACCGACCAGGCCAAGTCGTTTGTGACCAAGATCTGGAACGCCAGCCGCTTCCTGCTCATGAACATGGAGGGCTACACGCCCGGCGAGCCCGTCGTGGAGACGCCTGCCGACGCCTGGATGTTCAGCCGCCTGGCCAAGGCCGTGAAGATGGTCACCGAGGGTATTGAGAACTACACCTTTGGCGACATGGCCCGCGGCGTGCAGCAGTTCTTCTGGAACGAGGTCTGCGACTGGTACGTCGAGGTCACCAAGGCCCGCCTGAAGGGCGAGGGCCGTCTGCAGGCCCAGCGCAACCTGATCTTTGTGCTCGACACCTCCATTCGCCTGATGCACCCGCTCATGCCGTTTGTCACCGAGGAGATTTGGGACAACATGCCGGTGAGCGTGCTCGATCTGGACGCCGAGGGCAACGTGAACCGCGCCGAGGCGCTCATGATCGCTAAGTGGCCCGAGCCCGCCGACTACGCCAAGTACGTCGACGAGGATGCCGAGCGCGCGTTTGAACTGTGCCGTACCGTCGTGTCCGCCGCCCGCGCCACGCGTTCGCGCTATCGCTTGAGCCCCAAGGCCGAGCTCGACGTGGTCGTGCGCGCCGGTGCTGAGGATATCGAGAAGCTCGAGAGTCTGCGCTCGACCATCGAGCCGCTGGCCAACACCGCTTCGCTGGTTATGGGTACCGACGTTGAGAAGCCGGCTGCGAGCATTGCCGTGGTCGATAGCGGCGTCGAGGTCTTTGTGGTGCTCGAAGGCAAGGTTGACCTTTCGGCCGAGAAGGCACGCCTGGAGAAGGAGATTTCCGCGGCTCAGAAGGAGCTTGCCGGCTGCGAGAAGACGCTGGCCAACGAGGGCTTTGTGGCCAAGGCCGCGCCCGCGGTGGTGCAGAAGAAGAGGGACCGTGCAGCTGAGCTCAAGGAGATTCTGGCGGCGCTGACTGCTCAGGTTGCTGACTTCTCTTAA